tttgtgttaatagtggtggcagtaggggattagcagtgaggagcagcagcagctgaggcagTGGTGGCTGCAACAGCAACTATgtggtacatgttggcagaaagGCAGCAGCCCTATGGATGATGATAGtcggcaggcagcagcagtggcaggatAGCGGCCGTGGCattatggaggcagcagcagtagccaTACAGAGTATGATGATTAGCAGGTCGCAGCAGTcacatgatggtggtggtggcaggatggaggcaggcaggctgtcacggctgaggatggggaaaaccctcagccgtgcgatgccagatgatgttgtgactactcggccatgagaacaggatagggaccaggtcacctcctacagcgtccctaccctgaccctaactcctaacctgcatgggccgacctttaaggtaggaggacccatgcgcaggaacctcggagccctgtcttaccctccgcagatccctgagctaggagctgggtaagacgacctactcctccttggcacggtggagcaggagtctcaatggctaagctgttgggaaaaaggggaacacaaacagctttacgggaatggcaggcgaacgagaagttccaccaacctgccaccgccttgctgactggatccctgagcaaacaggaatccagaaccgtaagctgcaccaaaacatagaaAGGTCCGAACaaaacataacatacaacatcaacacacagaagacataaacataacgacaattTCTTtaaatctttatgaccacaggggtggctctcactggcaggtaatatgcacaggaggctgctccagccaagcatgactgaagcaacctactgagccatgccaaacagcaaggctatataggccaagaagccacaccccacagtcagacacacccagtgacatcacacacacacactgggaaggaagttaacccttccagcaccacagaagggaaacatcaccttaaagggaagtgtccaacagtagcaacacactgtggttgttgccgctggcaacgacatgggtggcaaccgtgtcctgggagatagcccggaggccgggacactgccaccacatgtacagacagccagacgttgccacgggcaaccacagtgcaggaagagtgtcagtgcacaccacacatactacacagagtgcacacagacatacaacagtgcatacatacacgcacacaactccccgggaaccgcacacatagctgttgtccgcggcaaccgcacttgaggccaaccacattatgcctccagctgcggttgacacaacaacccaaaaccgcgggcaactgtatgcggcccccaaggagtcacggccataaccgtggccgtgacacaggCAGGCAGGTAGAAAGATGGGGTGTCTccagcaaggccagatctattccTCTACCTCAGCCGCAGGAGTGTGAAACtcctcctgaatccaggcttcattcattttgacaaaagtgattgGCAGAGGAAAACTTTGTCCGTTTGGGTGTCACCACACCGCTCGTGGCGCTAAAAaaacctctctgagatgacacttgaGGCTGAGCAGGAAAAAAGATAGAAAGTGTGCTGTGCTgagccactgttccaatctgcctgcccagaaatccatggggtcaggctAACAGGGTATACACCAGAGACTGGCCAGAACTGTCAGCTTACTGACTGGCCTCAGCCTGAGGCAGCATGTggaaaaactgttccatcatgttgagtagactgaaatggctgctgcttccACTGTCATCCCCTTCTGCAAGAGCATcagcatctgttctaagataaatatgagggaGATGACATGGCAAGCGCCCGACTTTTTatggagggtgcttagggactggtggtcccccttcccctccccagcCTGGGGTCATGTGTAGCACCTTGCCCTGGTTTaggtacctaaagggttaagggaTTGTGGGAGATTCGTCACTATGGGGGCGTAGGGTTTTTATCTCCTCCCTCTATCCAGGTTATATAACCCCCTCCTCTGCTGCTGCACTTCCTCTTTGTCAGCGGAAGCCAAGTTGGTAGGTCTGGCTGTCCGCACAGAGATGACCGCAAGGGACGCTTCGCTGAAGGAGGCCCTTATGGCGCGTTATTctgaagggggagagggctggCTGCATTCTTTTTTGAGCAGCCTTGGCTCCCCTCTGCCCTCTTCTTCTGCTGCGATTGTTGGGGATGTGGCGGCGCTGCCGCAAGCTGAAGGCAGCGCCGTTGCTTCTCATGGAGGCAGGCGGTCCGCTCGGCGCACCCGCCCTCCCACCCGCTTAGGTCATAGTCCCCCCGCACCCCCCCTTAGATCTTCTGGCATTCACCGCAGCTCCCGGTCCCGCGCATGCGCTGTCCCGTCCGGCCGGCATCCTAGTTCGGCGCTTCAGTGCGCTGTAGCCCCGCCCCTTCCGGTTCCTTCGTCCCCTGCCGCGCCGGAAGTACTCAGTGCATGGCAGGCGAGTGTGAGGAGAATCATGGGAGCGCAAGGCAGTATCGAGTCGTGCGACTCCCCCCCTACCCCCCCTCCTTCTCAGCCTGCAGCGCCTGCTGCTGTTAGTGATAGCCATGGGGGTGCAGGGGTTGCCCCGATTTTAATTACTGGCAGCCTGGTCGGCTTAATGGGACCGGCTGCCTCGCTGGGGGAGCCCCCTATAGTAGCTGCCGACCCCCTTCTGACGTCCCACCCCCCTCAGCTGCCTCATAATCAGCCTCAGCCCTCTCTGCCGCCCCAGGCCTCTGGGAGTAGCGTATGGTCGCGCAGGCGCAGGGAGGTGTCTGAGACTTCATCGTCTTCCCCGGATAGTGGGAGGCGTTATCGTCGCCATGCGCGCAGGCGCCAGTCCCGTCACCGTTCCAGGGCTTCTGGTAGCAGCAGGCGTTCCAGGTCCTCCAGGTGGCGCTCTCCGTCATCTTCTGATGGATCGACGGGCGCATCTGAGGAGTCTGGTCGGGCGGCGGGTGCTAAACGTAAGAGGCGGGTGCCTAGTCATGCTTCCAGGGCTCCCAGCCTggctcctgtgacggaacccCGGATTGAGATCCCGGTACCCGGTCCTTCTTCGGTTCTGGCGGCTGACCCACCTGGTGAGTACCAATATACCggggcatgggggggagggggttttaGTGCGGATTTGGAGTCGACGCTCAAAGCATTGCTTTCCAAAATGTCCTCTTCTCCTACCCCTTCTCCTTCTTTGGCGCGCGCCCCAGTTTTAGCGGGAGTATATAAGGATTCTTTCTTTTGTGGTGTTAGCCCCCTGGGTTGTCATCTGGACGACACGGCGAAGGAAAAAATCTGGTCCAACCAATATATTGACATTTGGTCTCTTATATCGGTGGATCAGCATACGGTGGACAAAGAGAGGCGTTTTCCTGACAAGCCGTTTGATCGAAAACCCAGGGTCGCTAAGACCATTAATAACTGGTTGCAAGCCTTTTCGGTGTTAGGTTGTGTCATGGGTCAGCGTCACCCTGACCGCTGTTCGGAATTGTTTGTCTATCAAGACACTATTTACAGCGCTTATAGAGCCCATGGCGGGAGCGCTTGGTGGAGGTATGATGAAGAATTCCGGCGGCGGTTAGCGTTACATCCGGAGGTGGGTTGGGGCGTTAAGGCCACTGATGTTTGGCTCCGCCTCATGGTGTCTCAACGTCAGCCCCCCTTTCCCAGCGCGGCCACTGGTTCCGGAGCGATTTCCGGTCAGGGGCCAGTGGCCGTCCGCCGCCCCGGGGCGTGCTGGCTTTTCAACGAGGGCCACTGTAAATACGCAGGTCTGTGCAAATACAAACATGAGTGCTCGGCCTGCGGTGGCAACCACGCCGCTAACCGATGCTCCCGCCCCCCATCCAGACTTTTCAAGCCGCCAGGTGGGGGAGATCCTAAGGACCCCGGTGAGCGTGGCAGAGATGTCCCCGTGGTTAGACATTTACCCCAATAAGGCGGCGGCGTCTCAGCTTCGCTTTGGTTTCACGTTTGGTTTCTTTATACCTTTTGTTTTGAGTAGGTTTCCCGTGTTTTCCGATAATTTACGGTCTGCTAGGGAGCTTCCTGAGGTTCTTCGTGAGAAGTTGGGTAAGGAGGTGTCTTTGGGTAGAGTCCAGGGGCCGTTTCAATCTATTCCGTTTCCCAACCTTAGAGTGTCTCCTTTGGGTGTTGTGCCCAAGAAAGAACCTGGCAAGTTTCGCCTCATACACCACTTATCCCACCCCAAAGGTTCGTCGGTGAATGATGCCATTCTGCCTGAGGAGGCCTCGGTGTCTTATGTGTCCTTTGATCGGGCGGTTTCGCTGGTTAGGAGTGCAGGTCATGGCGCCCTTCTGGCGAAATCGGACATTGAATCGGCTTTTCGGCTTTTGCCCGTTCACCCGGATTGTCATCATCTTCTGGGTTGTTCCTTTGAGGGTCTGTTTTATTATGATACTTGTCTCCCTATGGGGTGTTCAATTTCCTGCCACTATTTTGAGATGTTTGGTTgttttttggaatgggtggtcAGGTATGAGACTTCGTCCTCGTCGGTCATACactacttggatgattttttgtttgtttccccGGGATCGGGGGACggttgttttttttctccttaatACGTTTTTGTCCTGTATGGCTAGGTTTGGGGTTCCCATATCGGCGGAAAAAACTGAGGGTCCGGTCACGTGTTTGTCCTTTTTGGGCATTGAAATTGATTCTGTCGAGATGGTTTTTCGTTTGCCCGGTGATAAGTTGCAGAAGTTGTTGTATTTGATAGAGGGTTTTCTGGTGGTGCGTAAGGTTACCCTTCAACAGCTGCAGTCATTATTAGGTTTGCTTTGTTTTGCTTGTCGGGTTATGCCCATGGGCCGTATTTTTTCCAGGAGATTGTCATTGGCCACCCGGGGGGCTAAGTCCCTGCATCATCGCATTCGTCTGACTAGGTCCCTGAAAGCCGACTTGCGTGTGTGGCAGGAGTTTCTACGCTCTTACAATGGGCACACGTGTGTGATCTCTGACGAGATGCCTAATTCAGTTCTGTCCCTTTTTTCAGATGCCTCTGGTGCCTGTGGCTTTGGCACAATTTTTGGTAAGGAGTGGTGCTCTGCTCCTTGGCCGGATTTGTGGCGCTCGCAGGGCTTTTGTAGGAATCTGACGTTGCTGGAGTTATTTCCGATTGTGGTGGCGGTGGAAATCTGGGGTCAGGACCTTTCGAATCGCCACGTGTGTTTTTGGTCTGATAACCTGAGTGTGGTCCATTGTATCAACCGCCTGTCTTCTTCTTCCCTCCCGGTGATTGCGCTTCTGCGACATTTGGTCTTGCGTTGCCTGGAACATAATATCTATTTCAGGGCTCGACATGTTCCAGGTGTTGATAACAgtattgctgatgctctttcccgtTTTCGTTGGCAGGTTTTTCGGGAGCTGCTTCCGGAGGCGGAGCACATCGGGAAGGAATGTCCGGAGTACCTATGGCGTTTGGTGGCCAGCAGCTGATGTCCCTGGTCGGGGCTTCAGTGTCTCCAGCGACCTGGCGGGGTCACGGTAAGGCGTGGGCCGACTGGTTATCAGGGGTGGGCGCTAGAAATGTCGCCACGCAGGATTCCCTCCGTTTGGAGGTGACGGTGGAATGGTTACTCAAGCTTAGATCTATGGGTGTGTCTGCACCGGTTGCGCAGCGGCGGTTGTCTGGCGTAGCCTTTTTCTTTCGTCTTTGTGGTTGGCCTGATGTTTCCAAGCATTTTGTCATCAGGCAGGCCATGAAGGGTTGGAAGAAGGAGTATGTGCTTAGGGATCGTAGACGGCCTATTTCGTTTGGCCTGTTGTGTAGGCTGGTTGAAGTATGTTCGGGGGTGTGTGCTTCAGCGTTTGAAGCAACGTTGTTCTCGGCTTGTTTTAGTTTGGCCTTTTTTGCTGCCCTCCGAGTGGGCGAATTGCTCCCTCCCTCTGGTAAGAAGCCAGGGGGTTTGTTATTTCAGGATGTGGTCTGCGGGAATGGGGCTCTCAGGGTCCTGGTTCGTAgatctaaaacggatcagtttggcaggGGGGTGTGGATCCCTCTTCATCAGGTGGCGGGTGTGGCTTGTCCAGTTCGCTTAGTTTCTGCTTACTGCGCGGCGCGTGTTGGGGGTACCAATTTCTTCACTCACCAGGATGTCTCCCCCCTGACTAAATTTCAGTTTGTATCTGTTTTTCGCGCTTGCTTGCTTCGGTTGGGAGTTGACCCGAAGGATTTTGGCACCCATTCGTTTCGCATTGGTGCTGCCACGGAGGCGGCCAGAGCGGGCTTGCCGGAGTCGGAGGTAATGCGCATTGGTAGGTGGCAATCTGCCTGTTATGCCAGGTACATCAGGCCGGAtctcttgatttaaaaaaaatagataaatagataaaaaattataataaaaaatataaaatagataaGTTAGTAAATTATACATACGTGAGTCTACAGGCGTGTGGATGTTTTGTTTCCTCAGGTTGTTTCGCCTGGGTTTATACCAGTGAGTGTGCAGCGCGAGTTCGCAGCGTCATCTTATGTTACATTTGTGCTGACTGTTTTTTCTTTCAGGTGTGGTACGCCCGGCGGTCTGGTTGGTTGGCCACTCGTACATTTTTTGGGCGGCTCAAAGGGCGGAGTGCAGGCCTGGAGGTCGGATGCTGGGATTTCGGGAAGTGGACGTCTCCTGGAGGGGTATCCGAGGTCTCAAATGGTCGCAGATTCTTACGGAGGTGGTAGATATTGGTTTTCATTCCAGGGGTCCTGTGATTCTTGTCATTCATGCCGGTGGCAATGACCTATGCCTATCACGTTTGGCTGAGCTCATGGCCCTTATGCGCTCTGACATTGAGAGGTTCTCTTCCTTTTTCACTGAGATGGTGCTGGTTTGGTCTGAGATCATCCCTCGGGTGGTTTGGCACGGGGCCAGGGATGCCGAGGCTGCTGAAAAATGTAGGAGGACAGTCAATTCCCGCATGTCCCGGTTCGTGCGGTCTCGTGGGGGAATTGTGGTGAGACATCGCCAACTAGAGGGTGATAATAGGTCCCTTATGAGGCCCGATGGGGTTCACTTGACAGAGATTGGTCTAGACATCTTCATTTCTGGCTTGCAAGACGGGATTGAACAGGCCATGtttttgctgggtggtggtcggagccctgtTTAAGGCTGTgggtctcctccgtggcggcatttGATACAGCGGAGTGTTGGAAATGGCTGATGGCGTACTTGCCCGCCGGGAGTCCGGCAGTTGGCATACCGCTCCAAGATGATGTTCTTTGGTTTTGCCGTTTAAAATaaataagctgtggccgatcatcacccagctaAAGGTTACCTGTTGTCTCGAGTGTTTATTAACTGGTTCAGTTTTAGTTGGGGGAGCTACAGGTAGGCAGAGGTGCCGGCCCGGTTCCTATCTCTCCTCCGCCCTCTCCTGATTACCAACAGTCTGGCAAGCGCCTGACTTTTTatggagggtgcttagggactggtggtcccccttcccctccccagcCTTGGGTCATATGTAGCACCTTGCCCTGGTTTAGGTACCTAAATGGTTAAGGGATTGTGGGAGATTCGTCACTATGGGGGCGTAGGGTTTTGTCTCCTCCCTCTATCCAGGTTATATAACCCCCTCCTCTGCTGCTGCACTTCCTCTTTGTCAGCGGAAGCCGAGTtgccctccctcccgcccttgaATGGGTAGTTTTAGTGTGGAGTTGCCTTGGGGATTCTGGTTTTCTCCAGgggtattataataaaaaaaaaaaaaaagaaagttgaaAAGAAAGGTTTGGGAACCTGTACAACTGTTGTTTTGGAGATATTTATGTTGTCTTCTTCTTTTAGGAATTGCGGTATGATTGGAGAtattaagtcacagctggcggcatttgatACAGCGGAGTGTTGGAAATGGCTGATGGCGTACTTGCCCGCCGGGAGTCCGGCGGTTGGCATACCGCTCCAAGATGATGTTCTTTGGTTTTGCCGTTTAAAATaaataagctgtggccgatcatcacccagctaAAGGTTACCTGTTGTCTCGAGTGTTTATTAACTGGTTCAGTTTTAGTTAGGGGAGCTACAGGTAGGCAGAGGTGCCGGCCCGGTTCCTATCTCTCCTCCGCCCTCTCCTGATTACCAACAGTCTCATCACACAAGAGAGAATCCAGCCAGGCTGCACACAGTCACCTTATCAGCGGCCTCCAAGGAGGTCCCTCCATGATCCACCACTGGTTCTGTACCTccttccagcatacagtcacCACCAGATATGTTCTCCTCCCACATCAAGCTCACAGACTTGACACTCATCTCGTCAGGTACAACTGACTCCCGGTTGCCACTAGCAACCACATTAGTTTCAAAGGAAACCGACATGGCCGCCTCACTCTCTGAGCTGCTATCAGTCACAACACATATATCACATGTACCACTCTTGTCATTATCAGCCCGGACCTCGAGGGGCACACATGAGCTAATCCCCACATTGGACATTTCCTCAGTAACCACATCTGCTTCAGATTTTGCAATAGTTTTGTCAACCTCAGGTTTCACTATCCTGCTTCCTCTTTCACGGGTTATCACAGGATCCCTGAGGTTAGCTTTCCCACAGTTCCCTCTTGTAACTGACAATTCAGATAAAGCAGTGACTTTCTCTCCTGCAGACACCTGTGAGGGAGACATCTCAGCTGGCTTCCTGCCAGTTCACACACTGCTTCTACCTGATCAGGTTTTGGGTCTCTTAGACATGGTATGTAACATCACATTACTATTTCCACATAACAGTTGTCTCTCTTTCATCAGATACCTTTTCGTTTAACCCATTGTTGTCCATTAGACTTTTTAAGTCCATGTTGCACAGTCTCAACAGAAACCAGCATGGTCTCACCACGCTCAGGACTCTTTCCTAGCAACTTCTCTGGTTGCACTTTTGTCTGGTCACAATTCAGACTGTCCGATAGTGAGACTCCACCCGCCATCACCTCACGGAAGCTTGGCTGAAAGACCTCTGTTTTTCCCCTTTAGGTAGCTGAGCAGAAGACTCTGCAGCCTGATCTGAGACCTTGTCTCCCTCCTACAACTGCCAGAAATACGGGAAGTCTCTGCCCAGGATAAActccaccttaaagggattctgtcaccccccaaaagtcatttttcgtttttgggctacttaaaatccttatactgtgatttttcactatataatgctcttagcctttttcgttcagtagtttctttaaaaaacgtcacttttataatatgtaaattacctctctaccagcaagtagggcggttacttgctggtagcagccgcatcctgctttcaaaaaaacgccccctcctcctgttgattgacagggccagcgagcgctctcgtccgctggctggccctgtctgcgttctaaatctcgcgcctgcgccgtaccgttcttcagtcggcgcaggcgcactgagaggaggacgctcgctcggccgctccttcctcagtgcacctgcgccaggtttagatgtgacgtcatcggcgcaggcgcattgaggaaggagcggccgagcgagcgtcctctcagtgcgcctgcgccgactgaagaccggtacggcgcaggcgcgagatttagaatgcagacagggccagctgggggacgagagcgctcgctggccctgtcaatcaacaggaggagggggcgttttatttaaagcaggatgcggctgctaccagcaagtaaccgccctacttgctggtagagaggtaatttacatattataaaagtgacgtttttaaagaaactactgaacgaaaaagggtaagagcattatatagtgaaaaatcgcagtataaggattctaagtagcccaaaaacgaaaaattacttttggggggtgacaaaaGCCCTTTAAGCTCAGCACACAAAAGTAAGAAATACAGTCTTACTAGCCTCTGGACCCGTCCTAAGGAACAACAGTACCTCTGGAAGTCAgtgccgccatcaggggggtaaagccgataccccagtaatattcacttcgctgggcgtcTTCTGCTTTCCCTGACGCTCCgagatcctgcgcatgcccaatagaaagctatgggcatcggctTCACTTGCAGCttctgggcatgcgcgggataACGTGCCCGGCACTCCCAGTGGCCACAATGATACTGCGCCTGCGTACCATAAACATCGCTGAGGCGGCTTCAGCTGCGCCTGCGCCGGCTTTGTGATCACAGCCACTACATGTCTTGCTGCAGATATGTGTGAAAAAGCGCCtgcgtcggggacagcagaagccgctcagcgaagtgaatattgatgagctgggcggcgcttgaaaacggcagttggggtgcGGCTGAgcacaagtggagctgaaacgccgccccttgggcgcaAAGGAGGGCGATTCTATCAGGTTGTCAAACATGATtttgctgtatttataaggtggtcagggggtatacttatatgtttttaatacacattagaagacctatgcctgcatatatatagctaaaaatgcttattgggcctgatgCAGCCAGCCAGCCGCAGGGGGAACATGTGAGGTGCACGGTAGACCAATGAGGGGTCAAatggtataacacacagttcatcagtttactcacggttagcagatagcctccctgggctagcagcacagtgttgaggtggacagcacgaaatcctccggggcatgcTCTGTGGTAAGAaccatcagccaagatggtggttgaggtgcccttgatgttaagggtgcttgTTGCAGCTGAGtcctttgatggtttttgttgtgacgccagtaccgttaatggtggtacaaccataggtagtaataaggaggtagacagtggtaagatgcaactcacaacttttactttagaggtttttcagttgcagtagtacaattatgcagtctttagatgatacagagataattctgcaaatccactgtttaaggcttgtcaggtcaggttgggttaggtgtacctggttcctttagaagccttggatcctattccttgtctttccctacaagctgaatatttttagacaggaaaactcaactgtccctTAGAAGGTTGGTGTGGCTACCTGAAGCTaaaaacctccaccatgcaaaggtgcctgtggccctaaataatggctcttatcaccgatgaattcctaggattgcttgtttcttttccagggaggcaaactcttctcctactggtcagggatgcaagtctatagtccagatacagaaggaaaacgctcttctgcgcctaaacatctgagtaaacaccttctagcgaagttggctctactcactaatctgtgttgcgaagtcttcactctatctttcctcccactaacttgatctgactacctcagatctgctctcttctgaactacatCCTGATTTCAACTCCTCTCAACTCCCCCCTGgtctcaactgactaactaggcctgacctgagtttatataagacctaagctgtatccccatctagtggcgggatgtataaattgcacctaataggcctgaCAACCTAGTGcttataataaagtaaaaagtgcttttaagcagtgcctatacacacgtagtgggacgctgcactgacagtgtccctttaaagttaaagttactgtctgcaggataccgattacagtttataaatgtatactactgtgagcggcggggggggggatctatggatgacggtactgttatagggagggggatctgtggatgacactgttatggggggtctgtggatgacacttatgggggggatctgtggatgacactgttatggagggggataaaTGAAAACAATAAGAATTATATCAAACAAAAACACTCAAGTCATTCCTGTCATTCAATCCCAGAGGACGGAGTGCGGCGGCCTTCATGATCCACCTAGCCTCTCTCCTTGGGAGTGCGCGGTGCCTGTCAACCCCTAAGGGCATGCTCAGCTCCAGCTCAATCCCTACGAAGGTAAGGCAATGTGGATCGCCACCGTGTAAATCACAGACCTGTTCAATCTCAACCTCGTGCAGCCCTTCCCGGTTCTCAAGAAGTTTTAATGCTCTCTGATCCTTTCAAATAGGGGAACGTATAGTCTTGCCTATATGAAAGGCTCCACATATACATTCGACCAAATACACGACATAGCTACTTCTGCACGTAATGAATTGCGTGACCATATGGGAGACTCCCCCAAAGGTGAGGTATTTGAGTTGGCTATTAAAACTGCATAAAGAGCAATGTCCACATTTGTGGTTACCTGTAGGTCTATTTGTTGTCAACCAATTACTCACTACTCTGGGACGTATTCTGCTCCTGACCAGTTTATCTTTAATGGTATGACACCTTCTAAAGGCTATTGTTGGTCTATTGTGGTGAAAGCTATTGGAATGCAGTAGGGAATTGGTGGCAGTCGATTTTCGATAGACAGTGGTTTGCAAATTGCCTTCCTGGACAGATGTTAACACATCTAAGAATTCAAGGCAGGTCCCTCCGAAATTCAAAGAGAACCTCATGTTCATATCATTATTGTCTAAATAGACCACGAAGTCCCTACATTGCATTTCAGTGCCTGACCATATAATAAAGACATCGTTGACATACCATAGAAAgagttctttattttcatgactatgaaaattgtagattcacactgaaggcatcaaaactatgaattaacacatgtggaattataaacataacaaaaaagtgtgaaacaactgaaaatatgtcatattctaggttcttcaaagtagccaccatttgctttgattactgctttgcacactcttggcattctcttgatgagtttcaagaggtagtcacctgaaatggttttcacatcACAGGTGtgacctgtcaggtttaataagtgagatttcttgccttataaatgaggttgggaccatcagttgcgttgtagggaagtcaggtggatacacagctgatagtcctactgaatagactgttagaatttgtattatggcaagaaaaaagcagctaagtaaagaaaaacgagtgcccatcattactttaagaaatgaaggtcagtcagtccgaaaaattgggaaaactttgaaagtgaccccaagtgcagtcacaaaaaccatcaagcgctacaaagaaactgtctcacatgcggaccgccccaggaaaggaagaccaagagtcacctctgctgcggaggataagttcatccgagtcaccagcctcagatatcgcaggttagcag
The Bufo gargarizans isolate SCDJY-AF-19 chromosome 2, ASM1485885v1, whole genome shotgun sequence genome window above contains:
- the LOC122926964 gene encoding uncharacterized protein LOC122926964, with the protein product MSGVPMAFGGQQLMSLVGASVSPATWRGHGKAWADWLSGVGARNVATQDSLRLEVTVEWLLKLRSMGVSAPVAQRRLSGVAFFFRLCGWPDVSKHFVIRQAMKGWKKEYVLRDRRRPISFGLLCRLVEVCSGVCASAFEATLFSACFSLAFFAALRVGELLPPSGKKPGGLLFQDVVCGNGALRVLVRRSKTDQFGRGVWIPLHQVAGVACPVRLVSAYCAARVGGTNFFTHQDVSPLTKFQFVSVFRACLLRLGVDPKDFGTHSFRIGAATEAARAGLPESEVMRIGRWQSACYARYIRPDLLI